The region CACGGACGATTCATGGCACATGATTCAGTCCATTCCGAAAGTAACCGGCTTCATTGGCGGAAAAAGCCGACCGGTGCCGCTTACGGATAAAGAAGCGCAGAGAATTCTGGCGACAATCGAAACCAGGAAAGAACAGCCCAGGCCAAAATTTCATTTTGAACGTGGTGACGACGTCCGTGTAATTGACGGTCCTTTTGCAAATTTCAATGCCACGGTTGAAGATGTGAATTACGATAAAGGCAAATTGCGTGTCTCGGTATCTATTTTCGGAAGACAAACGCCGGTTGAGCTGGA is a window of Desulfomicrobium macestii DNA encoding:
- the nusG gene encoding transcription termination/antitermination protein NusG, whose translation is MSDEPKARWYIIHTYSGFEQRVEQTIREMIRTGQAKGLVEDVIVPTEKVVELIKGQKRTSTRKFYPGYAMVKMVFTDDSWHMIQSIPKVTGFIGGKSRPVPLTDKEAQRILATIETRKEQPRPKFHFERGDDVRVIDGPFANFNATVEDVNYDKGKLRVSVSIFGRQTPVELDFVQVTKG